The following proteins are encoded in a genomic region of Phycisphaera sp.:
- a CDS encoding riboflavin synthase has translation MYTGLIHSVGQISQSSPNDAGRRLVVAAPQALLTNPGPTPGESINIDGCCLSLVDCQPGPDGLALSFDATHQTLANTTLGTLEPGTPVHLERSCTPTTLLGGHLVQGHVDGVATIAAVVQKPQWRIRISPPVHLMPNITPRGSICVAGVSLTIAELSVPENWFEVALIPDTLARTTLGTLEPGDGVNLECDCMVKALIHWQTHYADRADTSPIQPKASP, from the coding sequence ATGTACACCGGTCTCATCCACAGCGTTGGCCAAATCTCGCAATCCTCGCCGAACGACGCCGGCCGACGCCTCGTTGTTGCCGCCCCGCAGGCCCTGCTCACCAACCCCGGGCCCACACCGGGCGAATCCATCAACATCGACGGCTGCTGCCTCAGCCTCGTCGACTGCCAGCCCGGCCCCGATGGCCTGGCACTCTCCTTCGACGCCACCCACCAGACCCTGGCTAACACGACCCTGGGCACCCTCGAACCGGGCACCCCCGTCCACCTCGAACGCTCCTGCACCCCCACCACCCTCCTGGGCGGCCATCTGGTGCAGGGCCACGTCGACGGCGTCGCGACCATCGCCGCAGTGGTCCAGAAGCCCCAATGGCGCATCCGCATCTCGCCGCCAGTCCACCTGATGCCCAACATCACGCCTCGCGGTTCCATCTGCGTCGCCGGCGTCTCGCTCACTATCGCCGAGCTCTCCGTCCCCGAGAACTGGTTCGAGGTCGCCCTCATCCCCGACACCCTCGCCCGCACCACATTGGGCACCCTCGAGCCCGGCGACGGCGTGAACCTCGAGTGCGACTGCATGGTCAAGGCCCTCATCCACTGGCAAACCCACTACGCGGATCGTGCGGACACCAGCCCGATCCAGCCGAAAGCCTCCCCATGA
- the rnhA gene encoding ribonuclease HI → MAEDSLPLVELYTDGACSGNPGPGGWAYILKHPGSGSEKEANGGEKPTTNNRMELMAVIRGLEALGRPTRVELYSDSQYVLKGLKEWMAAWKKRGWKTASKQPVKNQDLWMRLDELMGEHTLSFHWVRGHNDHPENERADRLAVAARDEAGR, encoded by the coding sequence ATGGCCGAAGATTCCTTGCCGTTGGTTGAGTTGTACACGGATGGGGCGTGCTCTGGGAACCCCGGGCCCGGGGGGTGGGCGTACATCCTGAAGCATCCGGGGTCGGGCTCGGAGAAGGAAGCCAACGGCGGGGAGAAGCCCACGACCAATAACCGGATGGAGCTGATGGCGGTGATCCGGGGGCTGGAAGCGTTGGGCAGGCCGACGCGGGTGGAGCTGTACTCGGACTCGCAGTATGTGCTCAAGGGGCTCAAGGAGTGGATGGCGGCGTGGAAGAAGCGCGGCTGGAAGACGGCCAGCAAGCAGCCGGTGAAGAACCAGGATCTGTGGATGCGGCTGGATGAGTTGATGGGCGAGCACACGCTGAGCTTCCACTGGGTGCGAGGGCACAACGACCACCCCGAGAACGAGCGGGCCGACCGGTTAGCGGTCGCGGCGAGGGACGAGGCGGGGCGATAA
- a CDS encoding XRE family transcriptional regulator: MAQKIQAEPVEPAASEIGGSIRAKREQQGLTQAELARRSGVSKGMLCDVEADRKNPTIRLLGQIALGLGCGISDLLDLEDRPVMTIDRAKDQRVLVDPENKMERRILSREMVKHGVEVLHYTYPVGSDCEGFPPHPPGSFETAYVLDGHVRLLVGDQPIELKTGDAATYRADLEHSTINLGKKAAKILYVTHIPRREMAKAAKS, from the coding sequence ATGGCACAAAAAATACAGGCAGAGCCGGTCGAGCCGGCGGCGTCGGAGATCGGTGGGTCGATCCGGGCCAAGCGGGAGCAGCAGGGCCTGACGCAGGCCGAACTGGCCCGCCGCAGCGGCGTGAGCAAGGGCATGCTGTGCGACGTGGAGGCCGACCGGAAGAACCCGACGATCCGGCTGCTGGGGCAAATCGCCCTTGGGCTGGGCTGCGGCATCTCGGACTTACTGGACCTGGAAGACCGCCCGGTGATGACCATCGACCGTGCCAAGGACCAGCGGGTGCTGGTCGATCCTGAGAACAAGATGGAGCGGCGGATCCTGAGCCGCGAGATGGTGAAGCACGGCGTGGAGGTGCTGCACTACACGTATCCGGTGGGCAGCGATTGCGAGGGCTTCCCGCCGCACCCGCCGGGGAGTTTCGAGACGGCGTATGTGCTGGACGGGCACGTGCGGCTGCTGGTGGGTGACCAGCCGATCGAGTTGAAGACGGGGGACGCGGCGACGTATCGGGCTGACTTGGAGCACTCGACGATTAACCTGGGGAAGAAGGCGGCGAAGATTTTGTATGTGACGCATATCCCGCGGCGCGAGATGGCCAAGGCCGCGAAGAGCTAG
- a CDS encoding PQQ-binding-like beta-propeller repeat protein, with amino-acid sequence MPAPRPFRRARRLLGRSASGLALLALVAGGCANTGRIGPPISTNAQEASASFDSAELRSIGYSRGWRAYPIVTRGQRVENVKAYDDIVLLLEGGSTLNCVDTIDGDPRWHIQLDTPITPFLGIERQGNLIFVNSSSELYVVDVLSGELRARQTLPLVVTTGPVRHNGQLMFGCADGQVFSYLPTQQIKLWGNQLNHPIAMDAVMVDGIVAFVSTGGDVLFLDPSRGAPIMRAGNGQRFNALFDGPSAMPVAAPGMLLVPSEDQSLWAFTPASSRNLWRVQTPEPITGTPATFGDHVFIDLPEYGFSAVNLGTGEIAWSLEDVGGELVAVRDGLLVVFDADAEVITQIDAPTGDVFGRVPVGGVSRVETADLVDSPIYLITDRGLVARFNPDA; translated from the coding sequence ATGCCTGCCCCCCGTCCGTTTCGCCGTGCCCGCCGGTTGCTGGGCCGTTCGGCGTCCGGGCTAGCCCTGCTGGCGTTGGTTGCCGGTGGGTGCGCCAACACGGGCAGGATTGGTCCCCCGATATCGACCAACGCCCAGGAGGCCTCAGCCAGCTTTGACAGTGCCGAGTTGCGATCGATCGGTTACAGCCGGGGATGGCGGGCGTATCCGATCGTGACGCGCGGCCAGCGCGTTGAAAACGTGAAGGCCTACGACGACATTGTGCTCCTGCTCGAAGGTGGGTCAACGCTCAACTGCGTCGATACCATCGACGGCGACCCCCGCTGGCACATCCAACTGGATACGCCCATCACGCCCTTCCTGGGCATCGAGCGACAGGGCAACCTGATCTTCGTGAACTCGTCGTCGGAGTTGTACGTGGTCGATGTGCTCTCGGGAGAGCTGCGAGCTCGTCAGACCCTGCCCCTGGTCGTGACGACCGGGCCCGTGCGGCACAATGGCCAGCTCATGTTTGGTTGTGCCGATGGCCAGGTGTTCAGCTACCTGCCGACCCAGCAGATCAAGCTATGGGGCAACCAGCTCAACCATCCGATCGCGATGGACGCGGTGATGGTCGATGGCATCGTCGCGTTTGTGAGTACCGGCGGGGACGTGCTGTTCCTCGACCCTTCACGCGGCGCGCCGATCATGCGTGCGGGCAATGGCCAGCGGTTCAACGCCCTGTTCGACGGCCCGAGCGCGATGCCCGTGGCGGCCCCAGGCATGTTACTCGTGCCCAGCGAGGATCAATCGCTGTGGGCGTTCACGCCGGCGAGCTCGCGCAACCTGTGGCGCGTGCAGACCCCCGAGCCGATCACCGGCACTCCGGCGACCTTCGGTGATCATGTGTTCATCGACCTGCCCGAGTACGGCTTCTCGGCCGTGAACCTGGGCACGGGCGAGATCGCGTGGTCGCTGGAGGATGTTGGCGGCGAGCTGGTGGCGGTGCGTGACGGGTTGCTGGTGGTGTTCGACGCCGACGCAGAGGTCATCACCCAGATCGACGCGCCGACGGGGGACGTGTTCGGTCGTGTACCGGTGGGTGGGGTCTCGCGCGTGGAGACGGCCGACTTGGTCGACTCGCCGATCTATCTCATCACCGATCGCGGCCTGGTTGCCCGCTTCAACCCCGACGCGTAA
- a CDS encoding type II secretion system F family protein: MPNYRYQVKGPGGQIQVGVLSADTVQTAATVLRNQGLHILAVNPVGGGAQRKAIMAKLADLNSGKPNQKHVLEFTTQLAVMVRAGINLRASLEGIEDQTQHRGFRKVINQLRTDVESGKSFSEALARHPKLFGPLYVNMVRASEMAGSFSQMLDRIAGYIGQQIETRKMVVGASIYPGIIGTMAVAVTVFLLTFVLPKFKAVFEGKEDALPASTKFLMGLSEFLQVQWPYLVAGLFGLGVAGFLAIKTEPGGLLVDRMKLTLPVFKNMFRSLYISRSLHTKGQLINAGVPMLDTLAITGDISGNRLYKAMWRNVYMSVKQGKKISLPLSKTTLLPRAVVQMISAGEESGKLGEVLDEVSVYYAKQLKDQIKAVTSLIEPIMIIVMGGIVGFIAMAIILPIFRMSQIVN, encoded by the coding sequence ATGCCGAACTATCGCTACCAGGTCAAGGGCCCCGGCGGGCAGATCCAGGTCGGCGTGCTGTCGGCCGATACCGTGCAGACCGCCGCCACGGTGCTGCGCAATCAGGGATTGCACATCCTTGCGGTAAACCCGGTGGGCGGGGGTGCCCAGCGGAAAGCCATCATGGCCAAGCTGGCCGACCTGAACTCGGGCAAGCCCAACCAGAAGCACGTGCTCGAGTTCACGACGCAACTTGCGGTCATGGTTCGTGCGGGCATCAACCTGCGTGCATCTCTCGAGGGCATCGAGGACCAGACCCAGCACCGCGGCTTCCGCAAGGTCATCAACCAGCTCCGGACGGACGTGGAGAGCGGCAAGAGCTTCTCGGAAGCGCTCGCCCGGCACCCGAAGCTCTTCGGGCCGCTTTATGTGAACATGGTCCGGGCTTCGGAGATGGCCGGCTCGTTCAGCCAGATGCTCGATCGCATCGCGGGCTACATCGGCCAGCAGATCGAGACCCGAAAGATGGTCGTTGGGGCGTCGATCTACCCCGGCATTATCGGAACGATGGCCGTCGCCGTGACGGTGTTCCTGCTGACGTTCGTTCTTCCCAAGTTCAAGGCGGTGTTCGAGGGCAAGGAAGACGCGCTGCCCGCGTCGACCAAGTTCCTGATGGGCCTCAGCGAGTTCTTGCAGGTCCAGTGGCCTTATCTGGTCGCGGGCCTGTTCGGTCTGGGCGTTGCGGGCTTCCTGGCCATCAAGACCGAGCCCGGCGGCCTGCTGGTCGACCGCATGAAGCTGACGCTCCCGGTGTTCAAGAACATGTTCCGCTCGCTGTACATCAGCCGCAGCCTGCACACCAAGGGGCAGCTCATCAACGCGGGCGTGCCGATGCTGGACACGCTGGCGATCACCGGCGACATCTCTGGCAACCGCCTGTACAAGGCGATGTGGCGCAACGTGTACATGTCGGTGAAGCAGGGTAAGAAGATCAGCCTGCCGCTGAGCAAGACCACCCTGCTGCCCCGGGCCGTCGTGCAGATGATTTCTGCCGGTGAGGAATCGGGTAAGCTCGGTGAGGTGCTCGACGAGGTCTCGGTCTATTACGCGAAGCAGCTCAAGGACCAGATCAAGGCCGTGACGAGCCTGATCGAGCCGATCATGATCATTGTTATGGGCGGCATCGTCGGCTTCATCGCTATGGCCATCATCCTGCCCATCTTCCGGATGAGCCAGATCGTGAACTGA
- a CDS encoding crossover junction endodeoxyribonuclease RuvC, translating into MRVLGLDPGLRLTGYACVAMRDGRDALDEAGVLRLKRGDATPNGLAIRLVELEADLRDLIERLSPDAACVEAVFAHKAFPATAISMGHARGVILLTAKRAGLPILELAPAVVKRSMTGYGRATKDQMRLAVQARYNLPAPPTPADVADAIAIAAGGLLRHAQAAPLP; encoded by the coding sequence ATGAGAGTCCTCGGCCTCGATCCCGGCCTCCGCCTCACCGGATACGCCTGCGTCGCCATGCGCGACGGCCGAGACGCCCTCGACGAGGCCGGCGTCCTCCGCCTGAAGCGCGGCGACGCCACCCCCAACGGCCTGGCCATCCGCCTGGTCGAGCTCGAAGCCGACCTGCGAGACCTCATCGAGCGCCTCAGCCCCGATGCCGCCTGCGTCGAGGCCGTCTTCGCCCACAAGGCCTTCCCCGCCACCGCCATCAGCATGGGCCACGCCCGGGGTGTCATCCTGCTGACCGCCAAACGCGCCGGCCTGCCAATCCTCGAACTCGCCCCCGCCGTCGTCAAACGCTCCATGACCGGCTACGGCCGAGCAACGAAGGACCAGATGCGCCTCGCCGTCCAGGCCCGCTACAACCTGCCCGCTCCGCCAACCCCCGCCGACGTCGCCGACGCCATCGCCATCGCCGCCGGTGGCCTCCTGCGACACGCCCAGGCCGCCCCACTACCCTGA
- a CDS encoding phosphoribosylformylglycinamidine synthase subunit PurS has protein sequence MPIHRLEVRPKRDAGDPKATRLMREAAALGYTLQAARTAKVYLLEGDLTDQQRDAIARALLVNPVTESLANENGHTGVTLEVHPLPGVMDPAAQSVEEAIAELLGVQVQASTGTRYDLEGLAAEDAKALAARLLFNPVVQALHDQPFHPNALPHGTPYQFKPITVEIASLDDAGLERLSREGHLFLSLGEMCAIQQHYQTLGREPTDIELETLAQTWSEHCVHKTLKSDYHYRAESPSDPSRVREHADPLRWENRPGVTIHADGSITIANLLKNTVAAATHELIADGIDWTLSIFHDNSGVVAFDDDYGVCIKVETHNHPSALEPYGGAATGIGGCIRDIIGTGLAAKPIANTDVFCVAPPDTTDVPAGCIHPKRVLREVVAGVRDYGNRMGIPTLNGAVEFDPRYIGNPLVFAGSIGLIPRDKIDGDAQPGDRIIALGGRTGRDGIHGATFSSAELSDTHADEFSHAVQIGNPIEEKKVLDAILRARDEGNRPLFSAITDCGAGGFSSAIGEMGEKLGADVQLDQAPLKYAGLTYTEIWISEAQERMVMAVPEKNLAALQAICDEEGVELANLGHFGTPDAELILRYGDNEVGRLAMEFVHGGIPRETLPATWSPMQPKAKPSSDPNVGDALLKLLAHPSIASKHWIVRQYDHEVQGNTVLKPLVGPPAEDGASRGPGDASVIEPVPGTGRGVAIGCGLQTRVGDPAIGGDPYLMALAAIDECVRNLVCVGADPSRIAILDNFCWPGVKDAESLGHLVRAAIGCYDGAKAYRTPFVSGKDSLNNQFRTDDGTTIRIPPTLLITGLGIVHDIEKCVTSDAKQPGNTIVLVDGSADWQKLAHGPKAAAGVARAIEQGMVRSAHDVSDGGVLVALAEMLIAGSKPQSPIGAGVHGLGGLDPFEELPCRYLLEVAAGEVERLSALLDGVSCEAIAVLDESGMLQVDGSSLDVEEMARAWRAPLDW, from the coding sequence ATGCCAATACACCGCCTCGAAGTCAGGCCCAAGCGCGACGCCGGAGACCCCAAGGCCACCCGCCTCATGCGGGAGGCCGCCGCCCTTGGCTACACGCTCCAGGCCGCCCGCACCGCCAAGGTTTACCTGCTCGAGGGCGATCTCACCGATCAGCAGCGCGACGCCATCGCCAGGGCCCTCCTGGTCAACCCAGTCACCGAGTCCCTGGCCAACGAGAACGGGCATACCGGCGTTACGCTGGAAGTCCACCCCCTCCCCGGCGTCATGGACCCCGCCGCCCAGTCCGTCGAAGAAGCCATCGCCGAGCTGCTCGGCGTCCAGGTCCAGGCCTCCACCGGCACCCGCTACGACCTCGAGGGCCTGGCAGCCGAAGACGCCAAGGCCCTGGCCGCCCGCCTGCTCTTCAACCCCGTGGTCCAGGCCCTCCACGACCAGCCCTTCCACCCCAACGCCCTGCCCCACGGTACGCCCTACCAGTTCAAGCCCATCACCGTCGAGATCGCAAGCCTCGACGACGCAGGCCTCGAACGCCTGAGCCGCGAGGGGCACCTCTTCCTGAGCCTGGGCGAGATGTGCGCCATCCAGCAGCACTACCAGACCCTCGGCCGCGAGCCCACCGATATCGAGCTCGAGACCCTTGCTCAGACCTGGAGCGAGCACTGCGTCCACAAGACCCTCAAGAGCGACTACCACTACCGCGCCGAATCCCCCTCCGATCCGAGCCGCGTGCGTGAGCACGCGGACCCTCTGCGATGGGAAAACCGGCCCGGAGTCACCATCCACGCCGACGGCTCGATCACCATCGCCAACCTCCTCAAGAACACCGTCGCCGCCGCCACGCACGAACTCATCGCCGACGGCATCGACTGGACGCTCTCGATCTTCCACGACAACTCGGGCGTGGTCGCCTTCGACGACGACTACGGCGTGTGCATCAAGGTCGAGACCCACAACCACCCGAGCGCGCTCGAGCCCTACGGCGGTGCCGCTACCGGCATCGGCGGCTGCATCCGCGACATCATCGGCACCGGCCTGGCCGCCAAGCCCATCGCCAACACCGACGTCTTCTGTGTTGCACCGCCCGACACCACCGACGTCCCTGCGGGCTGCATCCACCCCAAGCGTGTGCTCCGCGAGGTCGTCGCCGGCGTGCGCGACTACGGCAACCGCATGGGCATCCCCACGCTCAACGGCGCGGTCGAATTCGACCCGCGATACATCGGCAACCCGCTGGTCTTCGCCGGCAGCATCGGCCTGATCCCGCGAGACAAGATCGACGGCGATGCCCAGCCGGGCGACCGCATCATCGCGCTGGGTGGGCGCACGGGGAGGGACGGCATCCACGGCGCGACCTTCTCCAGTGCGGAATTGAGCGACACCCACGCTGACGAGTTCAGCCACGCCGTCCAGATCGGCAACCCGATCGAGGAGAAGAAGGTACTCGACGCCATCCTCCGCGCGCGCGACGAGGGCAATCGCCCGCTCTTCAGCGCCATCACCGACTGCGGCGCGGGCGGCTTCAGCAGCGCCATCGGCGAGATGGGCGAGAAGCTCGGGGCCGACGTCCAGCTCGATCAGGCCCCCCTCAAGTACGCCGGCCTGACCTACACCGAGATCTGGATCAGCGAGGCCCAGGAACGCATGGTGATGGCCGTGCCCGAGAAGAATCTCGCGGCACTGCAAGCAATCTGCGACGAGGAAGGCGTCGAACTGGCCAACCTCGGCCACTTCGGCACGCCCGACGCCGAACTGATCCTGCGCTACGGCGACAACGAGGTCGGCCGCCTCGCGATGGAATTCGTCCACGGCGGCATCCCGCGCGAGACCCTGCCGGCTACCTGGTCGCCAATGCAGCCCAAGGCCAAGCCCAGTAGCGATCCCAACGTTGGTGACGCGCTGCTGAAGCTGCTCGCGCATCCGTCGATCGCCAGCAAGCACTGGATCGTGCGGCAATACGACCACGAGGTGCAGGGCAACACGGTGCTCAAGCCGCTGGTTGGCCCGCCCGCCGAGGATGGCGCGAGCAGGGGGCCGGGCGATGCGTCGGTGATCGAGCCGGTGCCCGGCACGGGGCGCGGCGTGGCGATCGGGTGCGGGTTGCAGACGCGCGTGGGCGATCCGGCCATCGGCGGCGATCCGTACCTCATGGCGCTCGCCGCCATCGACGAGTGCGTGCGCAATCTGGTGTGCGTGGGGGCCGACCCCAGCCGCATCGCCATCCTCGACAACTTCTGCTGGCCGGGCGTGAAGGACGCCGAGAGCCTGGGTCACCTGGTGCGCGCGGCGATCGGCTGCTACGACGGGGCCAAGGCCTACCGCACGCCATTTGTGAGCGGCAAGGACTCGCTCAACAACCAGTTCCGCACCGACGACGGCACGACCATCCGCATCCCGCCCACGCTGCTGATCACGGGGCTGGGTATCGTGCACGATATCGAAAAATGCGTGACGAGTGATGCGAAGCAACCGGGCAACACGATCGTGCTGGTCGACGGCTCGGCCGACTGGCAGAAGCTCGCGCACGGCCCCAAGGCGGCGGCGGGCGTGGCGCGGGCCATCGAGCAGGGCATGGTGCGCAGCGCGCACGACGTGAGTGATGGTGGCGTGCTGGTGGCGCTGGCCGAGATGCTGATCGCCGGTAGCAAGCCCCAGTCGCCGATTGGCGCTGGAGTGCACGGGCTTGGCGGGCTCGATCCGTTCGAGGAACTGCCCTGCCGGTACCTGCTTGAGGTGGCCGCGGGTGAGGTCGAGCGGTTGTCGGCGTTGCTGGATGGGGTGTCGTGCGAGGCGATTGCGGTGCTGGATGAGTCTGGCATGCTGCAAGTCGATGGCTCGTCGCTGGATGTCGAGGAAATGGCGCGCGCGTGGCGTGCGCCCTTGGACTGGTGA
- a CDS encoding sigma-54 dependent transcriptional regulator, which translates to MATAENNPETTTPAAQVLIVEDEPDHAETMAEALRKPGHVCTIVGSVQHAMDELKGGAFDVVVTDLRMPTSAGQPAHEGETVSSGGGDAGLLVLRAARALQPDAETVMVTAHGDVSTARNAFKEGAYDFIEKPLDLAIFRSLINRAAEAVLLRQESGSLGDLVQHDGFEGLIAGSEPMRRIIKTVRTVAPSNIAVLITGESGTGKELIASAVHANSPRSSKRFVAFNCAGQSESLLEDQLFGHVRGAFTGAEKDREGVFEYAHNGTLFLDEIGDMPLSMQAKLLRVLETGEVVRLGSNDPRKTDARFVSATNKDLRKMIAEGTFREDLYFRINGASVHVPPLRERREDIPRIAQHAAARFADEMKQPTPEITDAALMRLTAYDWPGNVRQLLNVIQNMVVTAIGEAADDASPRLETRHIPPEVRAGEDEGEAGAASGTLAGTSLEQIEKRAIRETLRLTGGNREQAAKLLGIGERTLYRKLREYGLR; encoded by the coding sequence ATGGCTACCGCCGAGAACAACCCGGAAACCACCACCCCGGCAGCCCAGGTCCTTATCGTCGAGGACGAGCCCGACCACGCCGAAACCATGGCCGAGGCCCTCCGCAAGCCCGGCCACGTCTGCACCATCGTCGGCTCGGTCCAGCACGCCATGGACGAACTCAAGGGCGGCGCCTTCGACGTCGTTGTCACCGACCTTCGCATGCCAACCTCCGCCGGCCAGCCCGCGCACGAAGGGGAGACCGTTTCCTCAGGCGGCGGCGATGCCGGCCTCCTCGTCCTCCGCGCCGCCCGGGCCCTCCAGCCAGACGCCGAGACCGTCATGGTCACCGCCCACGGCGACGTCTCAACAGCCCGCAACGCCTTCAAGGAGGGCGCCTACGACTTCATCGAGAAGCCCCTCGACCTGGCCATCTTCCGCAGCCTCATCAACCGAGCCGCCGAGGCCGTCCTCCTCCGCCAGGAGTCCGGCTCGCTCGGCGACCTCGTCCAGCACGACGGCTTCGAGGGCCTCATCGCCGGCAGCGAGCCCATGCGCCGCATCATCAAGACCGTCCGCACCGTCGCCCCATCCAACATCGCCGTTCTCATCACCGGAGAGAGCGGCACCGGCAAGGAACTCATCGCCAGCGCCGTCCACGCCAACAGCCCGCGCAGCTCCAAACGCTTCGTCGCTTTCAACTGCGCGGGCCAGAGCGAGAGCCTCCTCGAAGACCAGCTCTTCGGCCACGTCCGCGGCGCCTTCACCGGGGCCGAAAAAGACCGCGAGGGCGTCTTCGAGTACGCCCACAACGGCACCCTCTTCCTCGACGAGATCGGCGACATGCCCCTGAGCATGCAGGCCAAGCTCCTGCGCGTTCTCGAAACCGGCGAGGTCGTCCGCCTGGGCAGCAACGACCCCCGCAAGACCGACGCCCGCTTCGTCAGCGCCACCAACAAGGATCTGCGCAAGATGATCGCCGAGGGCACCTTCCGCGAGGACCTCTACTTCCGCATCAACGGTGCCTCGGTCCACGTCCCGCCCCTGCGCGAGCGCCGCGAGGACATCCCCCGCATCGCCCAGCACGCCGCCGCCCGCTTCGCCGACGAGATGAAGCAGCCCACACCCGAGATCACCGACGCCGCCCTCATGCGCCTGACCGCCTACGACTGGCCCGGCAACGTCCGCCAGCTCCTCAACGTCATCCAGAACATGGTCGTCACCGCCATCGGCGAAGCCGCCGACGACGCGTCCCCACGCCTCGAAACCCGCCACATCCCCCCCGAAGTCCGCGCGGGCGAGGACGAGGGCGAAGCCGGCGCCGCCTCGGGCACCCTGGCCGGCACCAGCCTCGAACAGATCGAAAAGCGAGCCATCCGCGAAACTCTCCGCCTCACCGGCGGCAACCGCGAACAAGCCGCCAAGCTCCTGGGCATCGGCGAACGCACCCTCTACCGCAAGCTCCGCGAGTACGGTTTGCGCTAG
- a CDS encoding PilT/PilU family type 4a pilus ATPase encodes MDAGSRAPDEGDLRVNLHDVLKVAHKANASDIHLVSGQPPVMRVNQVMTPMDFPVISQESGRAILEEMAPPEAVTTFDRQKDSDFSYEVDGLSRYRVNAHLQRGQVGLCLRAIKTKVPPLSALTLPEVIARLTYLPRGLVLVTGDTGSGKSTTLAAMIQAMNERYRKHIITLEDPVEYTFESDHCLIEQRELGLDMPTFSSGLKHALRQDPDIVLVGEMRDLETTALAISAAETGHLVLSTLHTVNASQTVERIIDMYPAGQQNQIRSMLANTLQAVVSQTLFSRIDEPGMVPAVETLLCTPAVRNLIRENRTFEIPNVIETNRAIGMSSLDASIAELYFNGIISKEDAVAQAAFPDKLERQLVA; translated from the coding sequence ATGGACGCGGGCTCCAGGGCGCCCGACGAGGGGGATTTGCGCGTGAACCTGCACGACGTACTCAAGGTGGCTCACAAGGCCAACGCTTCGGACATCCACCTCGTTTCCGGGCAGCCGCCCGTGATGCGCGTGAACCAGGTGATGACGCCAATGGACTTCCCGGTGATCTCGCAGGAGTCCGGGCGGGCGATCCTGGAAGAGATGGCCCCGCCCGAGGCCGTGACGACGTTCGACCGACAGAAGGACTCGGACTTCTCGTACGAGGTCGATGGGCTGAGCCGCTACCGCGTGAACGCCCACTTGCAGCGCGGCCAGGTCGGGCTGTGCTTGCGTGCCATCAAGACCAAGGTGCCGCCGCTGAGCGCGCTGACGCTCCCGGAAGTGATCGCCCGGCTGACCTATCTGCCTCGCGGGCTTGTGCTGGTGACCGGGGATACTGGTTCTGGCAAGTCGACAACGCTGGCGGCGATGATCCAGGCGATGAACGAGCGGTATCGCAAGCACATCATCACGCTCGAGGATCCGGTGGAATACACCTTCGAGAGCGACCACTGCCTCATCGAGCAGCGCGAGCTCGGCCTCGACATGCCGACGTTCTCGAGCGGCCTGAAGCACGCCTTGCGTCAGGACCCAGACATCGTGCTGGTGGGCGAGATGCGTGACCTTGAGACGACGGCACTGGCTATTAGTGCGGCCGAGACGGGCCACTTGGTGCTCAGCACGTTGCACACGGTGAACGCGAGCCAGACGGTGGAGCGCATCATCGATATGTACCCGGCCGGGCAGCAGAACCAGATCCGCTCGATGCTTGCCAACACGCTGCAGGCGGTGGTGAGCCAGACGCTGTTCAGCCGGATCGATGAGCCGGGCATGGTGCCGGCGGTGGAGACGCTGCTGTGCACGCCAGCGGTTCGGAACCTGATTCGTGAGAACCGGACGTTCGAGATCCCCAACGTGATCGAGACGAACCGTGCGATCGGGATGTCGAGCCTGGATGCTTCGATCGCCGAGCTGTACTTCAACGGGATTATCTCCAAGGAAGACGCCGTCGCACAGGCGGCCTTCCCGGACAAGCTGGAACGCCAACTCGTTGCCTGA